One Camelina sativa cultivar DH55 chromosome 3, Cs, whole genome shotgun sequence genomic window carries:
- the LOC104777756 gene encoding bifunctional D-cysteine desulfhydrase/1-aminocyclopropane-1-carboxylate deaminase, mitochondrial gives MVMMRGLLSTVSRVKLELARSIMSATTSVPSMAEFLTKRPYSPPSWSSHLRPIPSHTFSLAHLPTPIHRWNLPGLPNGTELWIKRDDYTGMELSGNKVRKLEFLMAEAVEQHADTVITIGGIQSNHCRATATASNYLNLSSHLILRTSKLLADDDPGLVGNLLVERLVGANVHLISKEEYSSIGSEALTNALKEKLEKEGKKPYVIPVGGSNSLGTWGYIEAAREIEEQLKSRPDGLKFDDIVVACGSGGTIAGISLGSWLGALKAKVHAFSVCDDPDYFYDFVQGLLDGLHAGVNSRDIVNIHNAKGKGYAMNTSEELKFVKEVASSTGVILDPVYSGKAVYGLINEMTKNPKNWEGRKILFIHTGGLLGLYDKVDQMASLMGNWCRMDVSESVPRKDGVGKMF, from the exons ATGGTGATGATGAGAGGACTCTTGTCGACAGTCTCAAGAGTAAAGCTGGAGCTTGCGAGATCAATAATGTCTGCAACAACATCCGTACCATCAATGGCGGAATTTCTCACTAAAAGACCTTACTCTCCTCCTTCTTGGTCTTCTCATCTTCGTCCGATTCCTTCCCACACCTTCTCCCTCGCTCAC CTTCCTACTCCGATCCATCGATGGAATCTTCCTGGTCTTCCTAACGGCACTGAACTCTGGATCAAG CGCGATGATTACACCGGCATGGAATTGAGTGGAAACAAAGTCCGAAAACTCGAATTCTTAATGGCTGAAGCTGTTGAACAACACGCCGATACCGTAATCACTATCGGCGGTATCCAGAGCAATCATTGTCGTGCTACAGCCACCGCATCTAACTATCTTAATCTCAGCTCTCATCTTATTCTCCGTACTTCCAAG CTTCTTGCTGATGATGATCCTGGTTTGGTTGGGAATCTACTGGTTGAGCGTCTCGTTGGAGCTAATGTTCATCTTATCTCTAAGGAAGAGTACTCTTCTATTGGGAGTGAG GCTCTTACTAATGCTCTGAAAGAGAAACTGGAAAAGGAAGGGAAAAAACCTTATGTTATTCCGGTTGGTGGATCAAACTCTTTGGGAACTTG GGGTTATATCGAAGCAGCAAGGGAAATTGAAGAGCAGCTTAAAAGTAGACCTGATGGCCTTAAATTTGATGATATTGTGGTAGCATGTGGCAG TGGTGGTACGATTGCTGGTATCTCATTGGGGTCTTGGTTGGGAGCTCTAAAAGCCAAG GTTCATGCTTTCTCGGTTTGCGATGATCCTGATTACTTCTATGACTTTGTCCAAGGCCTTCTGGATGGACTTCACGCTGGTGTTAACTCTCGGGATATTGTTAACATCCACAAT GCCAAAGGAAAAGGATATGCCATGAACACGTCAGAGGAGCTTAAGTTTGTAAAAGAAGTTGCAAGTTCGACTGGTGTTATTCTTGATCCTGTTTACAG TGGGAAAGCTGTGTATGGTTTGATAAACGAGATGACCAAGAATCCCAAAAACTGGGAGGGAAGGAAGATATTGTTCATACACACCGGTGGGCTTCTTGGTTTGTATGATAAGGTTGATCAAATGGCTTCTCTGATGGGTAATTGGTGCCGGATGGATGTTTCAGAATCCGTACCAAGAAAAGATGGTGTTGGAAAAATGTTCTAG
- the LOC104777757 gene encoding F-box protein At3g60790-like, with protein sequence MLDSWIQILTSIKKTKKLILGNFNGRLLPTPESNVLKLSPNTFNHPYLTTVSLYQYILKDAHAFNNCKNLKHLELHQIFGEVSVFNKVISSCSSLEVLILQIFFNNPTGHLKIIDHKNLRILFMSCNQIDGIEVCAPHLDMLSIEFILCDIDNVILEIPRLPFRRNYWVAGKIFPHTSINISSSTKENESNWMLTGPVNYVTRPASLSVNVNLTNLQEVEVLRKILGLWTEKMIELEISFENNNLLGEEGNPSNCGAQDNIWEKVEPFPNADFRVDTVWMYNFSGSNEEEFALASRLVMQKTVLKKLMIKTTTFTKKKKDIELAVSKLNELPKGNKELSIECFY encoded by the exons ATGCTTGATTCTTGGATCCAAATACTGACTAGtataaagaaaaccaaaaaacttaTTCTTGGAAATTTTAATGGTCGTCTCCTACCAACGCCTGAATCCAATGTGCTCAAGTTGTCCCCAAATACATTCAACCATCCATACCTAACAACAGTCTCGCTATATCAATACATATTAAAGGATGCACACGCCTTTAATAATTGTAAGAATCTCAAGCACCTTGAACTTCATCAGATCTTTGGTGAGGTTAGTGTATTCAACAAAGTCATCTCCTCTTGCTCCTCCCTCGAGGTTCTTATCCTACAAATCTTTTTCAACAATCCAACTGGTCATCTGAAGATCATTGATCAcaaaaatttgagaattttgttCATGTCTTGCAACCAAATTGATGGCATTGAAGTGTGTGCACCTCATCTTGATATGCTCTCCATAGAATTTATCTTATGTGATATTGATAACGTCATTCTCGAAATTCCTAGACTCCCTTTTCGTAGAAATTAttgggttgcaggaaaaatctTTCCTCATACCAGCATTAATATCTCAAGCTCCACTAAG GAGAACGAAAGCAATTGGATGTTGACAGGTCCTGTCAACTATGTAACAAGACCCGCATCTTTATCTGTGAATGTAAATTTGACGAATCTGCAAGAAGTCGAGGTGCTAAGGAAAATATTAGGATTGTGGACTGAAAAAATGATAGAACTTGAAATATCATTTGAG aataacaATCTTCTTGGGGAAGAAGGAAATCCTTCTAACTGTGGAGCACAAGATAATATCTGGGAGAAGGTAGAACCGTTTCCCAACGCTGATTTTCGCGTGGATACTGTATGGATGTACAATTTCAGTGGTTCAAATGAAGAAGAGTTTGCACTAGCTTCACGTTTGGTGATGCAAAAGACAGTATTGAAGAAGCTGATGATCAAGACAACAACGTttactaaaaagaagaaagatatagAGCTGGCAGTTTCCAAACTAAATGAACTTCCAAAAGGTAACAAGGAGCTTAGTATCGAATGCTTCTACTGA
- the LOC104777758 gene encoding heme-binding protein 2-like, translated as METGFNILKLLFCLSLVVVGSSAAQVPAPWTPSNGMRPGTCNHYECPTSKLVEAGYAYEIRLYNTAVWISTGPISATSMTQATKTGFQRLFSYIQGKNKDKVKMNMTAPVITQQATPGQSVYTVSFYIPKKNQQNPPQADDLHIQSWNPTYVAVRQFGGYVSDDAAKKEAAALMDSLKGTQWILPIEKSKGKSPAYLVADYNPRFQTTARVNEILVPFTM; from the exons ATGGAAACCGGTTTCAACATCTTAAAACTGTTATTTTGCCTGAGCCTAGTCGTGGTTGGATCATCTGCTGCTCAGGTTCCCGCACCATGGACTCCATCTAATGGGATGCGGCCGGGGACGTGTAACCACTACGAGTGTCCTACCTCTAAATTGGTAGAGGCCGGATACGCCTATGAGATCCGCTTGTATAACACTGCGGTATGGATCTCCACTGGTCCTATCTCCGCAACATCCATGACTCAAGCCACCAAAACCGGTTTCCAAAG ATTATTTAGTTACATACaaggaaaaaacaaagataaggTGAAGATGAACATGACAGCACCGGtgatcacacaacaagcaacgCCAGGACAATCAGTCTACACTGTCTCCTTCTACATCCCCAAAAAGAACCAACAGAACCCACCTCAGGCTGATGACCTCCACATTCAGTCATGGAATCCAACCTACGTAGCCGTGAGGCAGTTCGGTGGGTACGTGTCGGACGATGCAGCCAAGAAAGAAGCTGCGGCTCTGATGGATAGCCTCAAGGGCACTCAATGGATTTTGCCTATCGAGAAGAGCAAAGGAAAGTCTCCGGCGTATTTGGTCGCTGATTATAACCCGAGGTTCCAGACCACGGCTAGGGTCAATGAGATACTAGTTCCGTTTACGATGTAA
- the LOC104777760 gene encoding putative 3,4-dihydroxy-2-butanone kinase, with protein sequence MVPPAKKFINNPNDVVTEFIEGLVETYPGLQYLDGLPEIKVVLRADVLAANYDKVAVISGGGSGHEPAQAGYVGEGMLTAAICGDVFASPPVDSILAGIRAVTGPKGCLLVVTNYTGDRFNFGLAAEQAKTEGFQIETVIVGDDCALPPPRGIAGRRGLAGTILVHKVAGAAAAAGLSLAEVAAEAKHASEMVGTMGVALSVCTLPGQLASDRLGPEKMELGLGVHGEPGAAVVDIQPVEAVVSHVLQQILSPETNYVPITRGNSVVLMVNGLGGTPLMELLIAAGKAVPKLQLEFGLAVDRVYTGSFMTSLDMAGFSISIMKADQSILERLDAPTKAPSWPVGTDGNRPPAKIPVPLPFQATKSEESPSRPQELSQQGKILEAAIEAAATVVINLKDSLNEWDGKVGDGDCGSTMCRGATAILEDMKNYYPLNDAAETVREIGSSIRRVMGGTSGIIYNLLCKAAYAELKANGQPETTSKHWSEALKSAISAVSKYGGATAGYRTMLDALIPPSKFLEEKLSVGEDPITAFVLSAEAATAGAESTIHMQAQAGRSSYVSAEILASIPDPGAMAAAAWYSAAARAVKEKSQGL encoded by the exons ATGGTTCCTCCAGCTAAAAAATTCATCAACAACCCCAACG ATGTTGTAACCGAGTTCATCGAGGGTCTCGTTGAAACTTATCCTGGACTTCAGTATTTGGATGGTCTTCCCGAG ATCAAAGTTGTACTACGGGCTGATGTCTTGGCTGCAAATTATGACAAGGTTGCTGTTATATCAG GAGGGGGAAGTGGGCATGAACCAGCACAAGCTGGCTATGTTGGAGAAGGAATGCTCACAGCTGCTATTTGTGGAGATGTCTTTGCTTCACCACCTGTTGATTCTATCCTAGCT GGGATTCGAGCTGTAACTGGTCCAAAAGGATGCCTCTTGGTTGTCACG AACTATACTGGTGACCGCTTTAACTTTGGCCTTGCAGCTGAGCAAGCAAAAACTGAAGGTTTCCAAATTGAG ACTGTGATTGTTGGAGACGATTGTGCTTTACCCCCGCCGCGTGGCATAGCTGGACGCAGAGGTTTAGCGGGAACAATTCTTGTCCATAAG GTTGCTGGAGCAGCAGCTGCTGCTGGTCTTTCTCTAGCCGAAGTTGCAGCGGAAGCAAAACATGCATCTGAGATGGTTGGGACCATGGGTGTTGCACTATCTGTTTGTACGCTTCCAGGACAGCTTGCATCAGATCGTTTGGGTCCAGAGAAAATGGAACTTGGGCTTGGAGTT CATGGGGAGCCTGGTGCTGCTGTGGTCGACATTCAACCTGTGGAAGCTGTAGTTTCTCATGTGCTTCAACAGATACTGAGTCCA GAGACTAATTATGTTCCAATTACACGTGGTAACAGTGTAGTTCTGATGGTTAATGG CTTAGGTGGTACTCCTCTAATGGAACTTTTGATTGCTGCTGGAAAAGCAGTCCCAAAATTACAATTGGAATTTGGGCTTGCCGTTGATAGGGTGTATACTGGATCATTTATGACGTCTCTTGATATGGCAG GGTTCTCGATATCAATCATGAAGGCAGACCAGTCAATTTTAGAGCGTCTGGATGCTCCGACCAAGGCTCCTAGCTGGCCAGTTGGCACAGATG GGAACCGCCCACCAGCAAAGATCCCGGTTCCCCTGCCCTTCCAAGCAACGAAAAGCGAAGAG TCTCCAAGCCGACCTCAAGAGCTTAGTCAACAAGGGAAAATTCTTGAGGCAGCTATTGAAGCAGCTGCAACTGTAGTCATCAATTTGAAAGATAGTTTGAACGAATGGGATGGAAAAGTAGGTGATGGGGACTGTGGATCAACA ATGTGCAGAGGCGCAACTGCTATCCTGGAGGACATGAAGAATTA TTATCCACTCAATGATGCTGCTGAAACAGTGCGTGAGATTGGTTCGTCAATTAGAAGAGTCATGGGGGGAACTAGTGGAATAAT TTACAATCTCCTCTGCAAGGCAGCATATGCCGAGTTAAAAGCTAACGGTCAGCCAGAAACCACTTCCAAACACT GGTCTGAGGCACTGAAGTCAGCAATCTCTGCTGTCAGTAAATATGGTGGAGCAACTGCCGGTTACAGAACGATGTTAGATGCACTCATCCCACCTTCAAAATTCCTTGAGGAG AAGCTGAGTGTTGGGGAGGACCCTATTACTGCTTTTGTTCTGTCTGCCGAAGCTGCAACCGCAGGAGCTGAATCTACCATTCATATGCAAGCACAG GCCGGAAGATCAAGCTATGTATCAGCTGAGATTCTTGCATCAATTCCTGATCCAGGCGCAATGGCTGCAGCGGCATGGTACAGCGCCGCTGCAAGAGCCGTGAAGGAGAAGAGTCAGGGGTTGTGA
- the LOC104777761 gene encoding uncharacterized protein LOC104777761, whose amino-acid sequence MALQWLILSYVVAAEVVITLVLTLPYPMLIKKRVVQLVSLILQPAASIVAFAGFQLLDIYWKAEHRLSCSSEVCTATERDRYEKSIYKAQRNVVLCAAGILLYWCIYRICKFNKDLELLEAEAKKRSKEE is encoded by the exons atggcGTTGCAATGGCTGATTCTGTCGTATGTGGTAGCGGCCGAAGTTGTAATCACCCTCGTGTTGACTCTACCTTACCCTATGCTTATTAAGAAACGTGTCGTTCAACTTGTCTCGTTGATTCTCCAACCTGCTGCTTCCATCGTCGCCTTCGCCGGATTCCAGCTCCTCG ATATTTACTGGAAGGCTGAGCATAGACTTTCTTGTTCATCTGAGGTATGCACTGCTACCGAACGGGATCGCTACGAGAAATCT ATCTACAAGGCTCAGAGGAATGTGGTTCTGTGCGCTGCAGGAATTCTTCTCTACTG GTGCATCTACCGCATCTGCAAGTTCAACAAAGACCTGGAGCTCTTGGAGGCAGAGGCGAAGAAGAGATCCAAGGAAGAGTAA
- the LOC104777762 gene encoding UV-B-induced protein At3g17800, chloroplastic-like, with amino-acid sequence MDAVAANLVQSSVLLRQSSEKSVVLTPTCPGFMRFVGSGPQFRLRSNSSLKFSRPLQSRTSYVNSRRSFVVKASASASASGGDASTDSIAPLQLKSPVGQFLSQILVSHPHLVPAAVEQQLEQLQIDRDAEEQIRDDSSVPGTDIVLYRRIAEIKEKERKRALEEILYALVVQKFMDANVSLVPSITSSSADPSGRVDTWPTLDGELERLHSPEVYEMIQNHLSIILKNRTDDLAAVAQISKLGVGQVYAASVMYGYFLKRIDQRFQLEKTMRILPGGSYEGETSIEQAGRETERSFYEEAEETYQAVSSNQEVGSFVGGINASGGFSSEMNQSRLKTYVMSFDGETLQRYATIRSREAVGIIEKHTEALFGRPEILITPQGTIDSSKDEHIKISFKGLRRLVLEAVTFGSFLWDVESHVDSRYHFVLN; translated from the exons ATGGACGCCGTGGCAGCGAATTTGGTTCAATCTTCCGTCTTACTACGTCAATCGTCCGAAAAGTCGGTAGTTTTAACACCCACCTGTCCTGGCTTCATGCGTTTCGTCGGCTCCGGACCTCAATTTCGTCTCAGa aGCAACTCTTCTCTTAAATTCTCGAGACCATTGCAAAGCCGAACAAGTTATGTTAACTCTCGGAGGAGTTTTGTGGTTAaagcttcagcttcagcttcagcttctGGTGGTGATGCTTCGACAGATTCAATCGCGCCACTTCAGTTGAAGTCTCCTGTTGGGCAGTTTCTCTCACAGATATTAGTGAGCCATCCTCATCTTGTTCCAGCAGCTGTTGAACAGCAACTTGAACAGCTCCAAATCGATCGAGACGCTGAGGAACAGATCAGGGATGATTCCTCTGTCCCTGGAACTGACATTGTTCTCTACAG GAGGATTGCTGAGATtaaggagaaagagaggaaaagggCTTTGGAAGAGATTTTATATGCTCTAGTGGTTCAGAAGTTCATGGACGCTAATGTTTCACTTGTACCATCCATAACCTCATCATCTGCTGATCCTTCTGGTCGAGTTGATACTTGGCCGACTCTAGATGGGGAACTTGAGAGACTTCACTCCCCTGAGGTTTATGAGATGATTCAGAATCATCTTTCCATCATCCTCAAAAACCGCACTGATGATCTGGCAGCGGTTGCGCAGATTAGCAAACTTGGAGTTGGACAGGTTTATGCTGCTTCAGTGATGTATGGGTATTTCCTGAAGCGGATCGACCAAAGGTTTCAGCTCGAGAAGACGATGAGGATTCTTCCAGGTGGCTCATATGAAGGTGAGACTAGCATTGAGCAAGCAGGccgagaaacagagagaagcttctatgaagaagcagaagaaaccTATCAGGCTGTATCCTCAAACCAAGAGGTTGGTTCATTTGTGGGAGGGATCAATGCGAGTGGTGGCTTTAGCAGCGAAATGAATCAATCCCGGTTGAAGACATATGTTATGTCATTCGACGGAGAAACCCTCCAAAGGTATGCTACAATAAGATCAAGAGAAGCGGTTGGGATAATTGAGAAGCATACGGAGGCATTGTTTGGGAGGCCAGAGATATTGATAACGCCACAAGGCACAATTGATTCGTCCAAGGATGAGCATATCAAGATCAGCTTCAAGGGATTGAGGAGGCTTGTGTTGGAGGCTGTGACCTTTGGATCTTTCCTCTGGGACGTGGAGAGTCATGTAGATTCAAGGTATCACTTCGTATTGAACTGA